In Clostridium sp., one DNA window encodes the following:
- the codY gene encoding GTP-sensing pleiotropic transcriptional regulator CodY, producing MMSLLNKTRMLNKILQKSGTELVVFNDICNLLGEVLNCNVYIISKTGDILGSDFSESFDNNTFEKKFTDENNFPEKYNNKLLGVYETVSNITDKEIFNTGESELEFDDKLLMVVPIIGGRERLATLFLARFDEKFTDEDIVLGEYSATIIGLEILKAKNDQIEEEARKKAVVQLAIGTLSYSELEAVEHIFKELDGNEGLLVASKIADKVGITRSVIVNALRKFESAGVIESRSLGMKGTHIKILNNKLLDELKKIK from the coding sequence ATGATGTCTTTGTTAAACAAGACAAGAATGTTAAATAAAATATTGCAAAAATCAGGTACCGAACTAGTAGTTTTTAATGATATATGCAACTTGCTGGGAGAAGTATTAAACTGCAATGTATATATTATAAGCAAAACAGGAGATATATTAGGTAGCGACTTTTCTGAAAGTTTTGATAATAATACTTTTGAGAAGAAATTTACAGATGAAAATAACTTCCCAGAAAAATATAACAACAAATTATTGGGAGTATATGAAACGGTTTCAAATATAACTGATAAAGAAATATTTAATACTGGTGAAAGTGAATTGGAGTTTGATGATAAATTATTGATGGTAGTTCCGATAATAGGAGGAAGAGAGAGACTTGCCACATTGTTTCTTGCAAGATTTGACGAAAAGTTCACAGACGAAGATATTGTCCTTGGAGAATACAGTGCAACTATAATAGGTCTTGAAATCTTAAAAGCCAAAAATGATCAGATCGAGGAAGAAGCAAGGAAGAAAGCGGTAGTCCAGCTGGCTATAGGGACTCTTTCCTATTCAGAATTAGAAGCTGTTGAACATATATTTAAAGAACTGGATGGAAATGAAGGACTGCTTGTTGCATCCAAAATAGCAGATAAAGTTGGAATAACGAGATCTGTAATTGTAAATGCACTTAGAAAGTTTGAAAGTGCAGGTGTAATTGAATCAAGATCACTTGGTATGAAAGGAACCCATATTAAAATATTAAATAATAAACTTTTGGATGAACTTAAAAAAATAAAATAG
- the dprA gene encoding DNA-processing protein DprA encodes MNIYDLWFSSAQISSRLKLNILKRFSSVEEVWMNVIRHNTLVDSCESKYENMNVISALKRAWQKDQLELKMEYCYEKGIGSVNFNEDSYPSRLKNYEDSPAVLFYIGNVVKLDKNLNVGIVGSRKCSIYGRNAAEIISREISKNNINVISGMARGIDSYAHRGAIESNGYTCAVFGSGVDVIYPRENRKLYKDILANGAVVSEFIPGVKPISYNFPKRNRIISGLSDVLVVVEAAERSGALITADMALEQGKSVMAVPGSIFSEESRGTNRLIKQGAYPLTNIEDIFQILEVEYETRSVEFDKKSDNLTKTEQKIYSIIGDTPIHIDDISKIANVDIKQLYELLFELQLKKQIICLSGNYYVKDPDKSVIID; translated from the coding sequence ATGAATATTTATGATTTGTGGTTTTCTTCAGCACAAATATCCAGCAGGCTAAAACTGAATATCTTAAAGAGATTCAGCAGCGTGGAGGAAGTATGGATGAATGTAATTAGGCATAATACTTTGGTGGATTCATGCGAGAGCAAATATGAAAATATGAATGTAATTTCGGCATTAAAAAGGGCGTGGCAAAAAGATCAGCTGGAGTTAAAGATGGAATACTGCTATGAGAAAGGTATAGGAAGTGTAAATTTTAATGAGGACTCTTATCCTTCAAGATTGAAAAATTATGAAGATTCACCAGCTGTTTTATTCTATATAGGAAATGTAGTAAAATTAGATAAAAATTTAAATGTAGGTATAGTGGGTTCAAGAAAATGCAGTATATATGGCAGAAATGCCGCTGAAATAATAAGCAGGGAGATATCAAAAAATAATATTAATGTAATTAGTGGCATGGCCAGAGGAATAGACTCATATGCCCACAGGGGAGCAATTGAGTCAAATGGATATACTTGTGCTGTGTTCGGATCGGGAGTGGACGTTATATATCCAAGGGAAAACCGGAAATTATATAAAGATATTCTGGCTAATGGTGCAGTTGTTTCAGAATTTATACCCGGGGTCAAACCAATTTCATACAATTTCCCGAAAAGAAATAGAATAATAAGTGGATTGAGTGATGTACTGGTTGTAGTGGAGGCTGCTGAAAGAAGCGGGGCTTTGATAACTGCAGATATGGCATTGGAACAGGGGAAAAGCGTTATGGCAGTTCCGGGTTCAATTTTTTCGGAGGAAAGCAGGGGAACAAATAGACTGATAAAGCAAGGTGCATATCCGCTTACCAATATTGAAGATATATTTCAAATCTTAGAAGTTGAGTATGAGACAAGGTCAGTTGAATTTGATAAGAAATCAGACAATCTAACTAAAACCGAACAAAAAATTTACAGTATTATAGGAGATACTCCAATACATATAGACGACATTTCTAAAATAGCTAATGTTGACATAAAACAATTATATGAGTTATTATTTGAATTGCAGTTAAAAAAACAAATAATATGTCTTTCAGGTAATTATTATGTTAAAGATCCAGATAAAAGTGTAATAATAGATTGA
- a CDS encoding phosphatidate cytidylyltransferase has translation MNNRYLGAVVIAPFILFLFVGGIYLKYAIMILSLMGMYEFYKVSEKKEVKAINKVGYLMCIAYFISMGYEVNYRFIFLVLMISIFVLMCTVVLDLKYNFIDISITVLGFLYVAVFFSFIVLVDNVNHGEYLVWTIFISSWICDTTAYYSGRFFGKRKLCPELSPKKTVEGSIGGVAGSTISCIIFGIFAESMGVPIQIYHYIAIGILCGTFSQFGDLFASSIKRYAGAKDYSNLIPGHGGILDRFDSVLFSSFIVYYYVIFANLT, from the coding sequence GTGAATAATAGATATTTGGGGGCAGTTGTAATTGCTCCTTTTATTTTATTTCTATTTGTAGGCGGCATATATTTGAAATATGCAATTATGATTTTATCGCTTATGGGAATGTATGAATTTTATAAAGTATCTGAAAAAAAAGAAGTAAAGGCGATTAATAAAGTAGGGTACCTGATGTGCATAGCTTATTTTATTTCAATGGGATATGAGGTAAACTACAGATTTATATTTCTTGTATTGATGATATCAATATTTGTTCTCATGTGTACAGTGGTATTGGATTTAAAGTACAACTTTATTGATATTTCTATTACAGTACTTGGATTTCTGTATGTAGCCGTATTTTTTAGTTTTATCGTACTAGTAGATAATGTAAACCATGGTGAGTATCTGGTGTGGACTATATTTATTTCCTCATGGATCTGTGATACTACTGCATATTACAGCGGCAGATTTTTCGGAAAAAGAAAACTCTGTCCGGAATTAAGTCCCAAAAAGACAGTGGAAGGTTCTATTGGTGGAGTTGCCGGAAGTACTATAAGCTGTATAATATTTGGAATCTTTGCGGAAAGCATGGGGGTTCCTATTCAGATATATCATTACATTGCAATAGGAATTTTATGCGGAACTTTTTCACAGTTTGGAGATTTATTTGCTTCTTCTATAAAGAGATATGCTGGAGCAAAAGATTACAGCAATTTAATACCCGGACATGGTGGAATATTGGATAGGTTTGACAGTGTGCTCTTTTCAAGCTTCATAGTCTATTATTATGTGATATTTGCAAATCTAACCTAA
- the pyrH gene encoding UMP kinase, giving the protein MSIAKYNRVMLKLSGEALAGNNGYGIDFNVTKKIAEQIKKLVDMNVKVGAVVGGGNIWRGRNGGGMDRTTADYMGMLATCINALALQDSLENLGVTTRVQTAIEMREVAEPFIRRRAMRHLEKDRVVIFAAGTGNPYFSTDTTAALRAAEIEADVILLAKKVDGVYDKDPHKCSDAVKFSKLSYIEVLEKGLQVMDSTATSLCMDNNIPILVFGLDNPENISKAVIGEEIGTIVCKE; this is encoded by the coding sequence ATGAGCATTGCCAAGTATAATAGAGTCATGCTTAAGCTTTCAGGAGAAGCTCTTGCAGGAAATAACGGATATGGTATAGATTTTAATGTAACAAAAAAGATAGCTGAGCAGATAAAAAAATTGGTGGATATGAACGTTAAGGTTGGAGCTGTTGTCGGCGGCGGAAATATCTGGAGAGGAAGAAATGGAGGAGGTATGGATAGAACCACGGCAGATTACATGGGAATGCTTGCTACATGTATAAATGCACTTGCACTTCAGGATTCTCTTGAAAACTTGGGAGTCACTACAAGGGTACAGACGGCTATTGAAATGAGAGAAGTTGCTGAACCTTTTATACGAAGAAGAGCCATGAGACATCTTGAGAAAGACAGGGTGGTTATATTTGCGGCAGGTACCGGAAATCCATATTTTTCTACGGACACAACTGCGGCTTTACGTGCAGCGGAAATAGAAGCGGATGTCATACTTCTTGCAAAAAAGGTTGATGGAGTATATGATAAAGATCCTCACAAATGCAGTGATGCTGTAAAATTTAGTAAGTTGTCATATATTGAAGTGCTTGAAAAGGGGCTTCAGGTAATGGATTCTACTGCAACTTCACTTTGTATGGACAATAATATTCCTATTCTGGTGTTTGGACTTGACAATCCGGAGAACATATCAAAGGCAGTTATTGGAGAAGAAATTGGTACAATTGTGTGCAAAGAATAA
- a CDS encoding isoprenyl transferase: MAENFNINTDNADTIIHIDINNIPKHIGIIMDGNGRWAKKRNLPRTLGHKAGVEAIREIVKECSNIGVKYLTLYAFSTENWCRPRDEVSALMRLLVQYLRREFSELDKNNVIINHIGDISQLPELCQKELESAYENTRNNTGLILNLALNYGGRAEIARAFKLIASDIKDGLLEAEDIDESMISNYLYTKNMPDPDIIIRPSGEKRLSNFMLWQCAYSEFWYSDIYWPDFKKEDLLKAIYDYQNRNRRFGGIK; this comes from the coding sequence ATGGCGGAAAATTTTAATATAAATACAGATAATGCAGATACTATAATACATATTGATATTAATAATATACCTAAACATATAGGCATCATAATGGATGGAAATGGAAGGTGGGCAAAAAAGCGAAATCTTCCCAGAACTTTGGGGCACAAGGCTGGAGTTGAGGCTATAAGGGAAATTGTAAAAGAGTGCAGCAATATAGGTGTCAAGTATCTTACGCTGTATGCATTTTCTACTGAAAATTGGTGCAGACCCAGGGATGAGGTATCTGCACTCATGAGATTATTAGTCCAGTATTTGAGAAGAGAATTTAGTGAACTCGACAAAAATAATGTTATAATAAATCATATCGGAGATATATCACAACTTCCAGAATTATGTCAGAAGGAACTGGAAAGTGCCTATGAAAATACCAGAAACAATACCGGACTGATTTTGAATCTTGCCCTGAACTATGGTGGAAGGGCAGAAATTGCAAGGGCATTCAAATTGATAGCTTCGGACATAAAAGATGGTTTGCTTGAAGCTGAGGATATAGACGAGAGTATGATTTCAAATTATCTGTATACGAAAAATATGCCGGACCCTGATATTATAATAAGACCTAGCGGAGAGAAAAGACTGAGTAATTTTATGCTGTGGCAGTGTGCATATTCCGAGTTCTGGTATTCGGATATATACTGGCCTGATTTTAAGAAAGAAGATCTTCTTAAGGCCATATATGACTATCAAAACAGGAACAGGAGATTTGGCGGAATTAAATAG
- the topA gene encoding type I DNA topoisomerase: MGQKLVIVESPAKAKTIGKYLGKNYVVEASMGHVRDLPKSQLGVDTDNNYNPKYITIRGKGELLSKLRKEAKKSDKIYLATDPDREGEAISWHLANVLKLDDSEKCRIEFHEITKTAVKGSIQNARKININLVNAQQARRVLDRLVGYKISPILWRKVKWGLSAGRVQSVALKMICEREKQIKEFVPEEYWTIECFLSKQSSKKDFKVRLTTFKKKKLEIKNKEEADKIIEDLKSGDFIVKNIKKTSKNKNPLPPFTTSTLQQDAYKKLNFSTKRTMSIAQQLYEGVDIKKYGTIGLITYMRTDSVRIAEEAQHDCRNFVVDNFGQKYIPESPRNFKGKKNIQDAHEAVRPTNVSITPDIVKESLKPEQYKLYNLIWKRFVASQMSSSIIEVKSIDIANGSYILRASGSKVKFDGFMKVYDYSTEDEKEDSNLPELTVDEMLMRKSIEGKQHFTQPPARYSEASLVKTLEENGIGRPSTYAPIISTLLDRKYVERDKKTLSPTELGNIVNNILSEYFKQIVDVEFTADMENKLDSIEEGKENWRNVVGGFFEPLKKSIDIAEKEVAKITIEDKVTDIKCDKCGRFMVIKHGRFGDFLACPGYPECKNTKPIVKELDVKCPKCGDGKVVEKRSRKGRKFYGCTNYPECDFVSWFEPTDKKCPACGSYMVKKYNKSKGNYLECSNSECKHREYNIKSDEDDSNNVTK, translated from the coding sequence ATGGGACAAAAATTAGTTATAGTTGAATCACCGGCAAAAGCTAAAACAATAGGAAAGTATTTAGGAAAGAACTATGTGGTAGAAGCTTCCATGGGTCATGTAAGAGATCTTCCCAAAAGTCAGCTTGGCGTAGATACAGATAATAATTATAATCCTAAATATATAACTATAAGAGGCAAGGGTGAACTTTTAAGCAAATTAAGAAAGGAAGCCAAGAAAAGCGATAAAATATATTTGGCTACTGACCCTGATAGAGAGGGAGAAGCTATTTCATGGCATTTGGCCAATGTACTTAAGCTAGACGACAGTGAAAAGTGCAGAATAGAATTTCATGAGATAACAAAGACGGCTGTTAAAGGGTCAATACAAAATGCCAGAAAGATAAACATCAATCTTGTAAATGCCCAGCAGGCACGAAGAGTATTAGACAGACTTGTTGGATATAAGATAAGTCCTATACTCTGGAGAAAAGTAAAATGGGGACTGAGTGCAGGAAGAGTTCAATCCGTAGCACTTAAAATGATATGTGAAAGAGAAAAGCAGATAAAGGAATTTGTACCGGAGGAATATTGGACAATTGAATGTTTTTTAAGCAAACAATCCTCAAAAAAAGATTTTAAAGTCAGACTTACCACTTTTAAAAAAAAGAAACTTGAAATTAAAAATAAAGAAGAAGCGGATAAAATAATAGAGGATTTAAAATCAGGGGATTTTATAGTAAAAAATATAAAGAAGACGTCCAAAAATAAAAATCCACTTCCGCCATTTACAACGAGTACCCTCCAGCAGGACGCATACAAAAAATTGAACTTTTCCACCAAGAGGACAATGTCAATAGCACAGCAGTTGTATGAAGGAGTGGATATTAAAAAATATGGTACCATAGGACTTATAACTTATATGAGAACTGATTCTGTAAGGATTGCAGAAGAAGCACAGCATGATTGCAGAAATTTTGTGGTAGATAATTTTGGACAAAAATATATTCCTGAAAGTCCAAGAAATTTCAAGGGAAAAAAGAATATACAGGATGCACATGAAGCTGTAAGACCAACAAATGTATCTATAACACCTGATATAGTCAAGGAAAGCTTAAAACCGGAACAATATAAGCTGTACAATCTTATATGGAAGCGATTTGTTGCCAGCCAGATGTCTTCAAGTATAATCGAGGTAAAATCCATAGACATAGCAAATGGCAGCTATATCCTCAGGGCAAGCGGATCAAAGGTTAAATTCGATGGATTTATGAAGGTATATGACTATTCTACAGAAGATGAAAAAGAGGATTCCAATCTCCCTGAGTTAACTGTAGATGAAATGCTTATGAGAAAATCTATTGAAGGCAAACAGCACTTTACACAGCCGCCGGCAAGGTATTCGGAGGCATCGCTTGTGAAGACGCTGGAGGAAAATGGCATAGGCAGACCAAGTACCTATGCACCTATAATATCTACTTTACTAGATAGAAAGTATGTTGAGCGTGACAAAAAGACACTGTCTCCGACGGAATTGGGGAATATAGTAAATAATATATTAAGTGAATATTTTAAGCAGATAGTCGATGTGGAATTCACAGCGGATATGGAAAACAAACTGGACAGCATAGAAGAGGGAAAAGAGAATTGGAGAAATGTTGTCGGAGGTTTTTTTGAACCTCTGAAAAAATCCATAGACATAGCTGAAAAAGAAGTAGCAAAAATAACAATAGAAGACAAAGTAACAGATATAAAATGTGACAAATGCGGAAGGTTCATGGTTATAAAGCATGGAAGATTTGGTGATTTTTTAGCCTGTCCAGGTTATCCTGAATGTAAAAATACAAAACCAATAGTTAAAGAACTGGATGTAAAATGCCCTAAATGTGGCGATGGAAAAGTAGTTGAAAAGAGAAGCAGAAAGGGAAGAAAATTTTATGGATGTACCAACTATCCTGAGTGTGATTTTGTAAGCTGGTTTGAACCTACAGATAAAAAGTGTCCTGCTTGTGGCAGCTATATGGTAAAGAAATACAATAAATCAAAGGGAAATTATCTGGAGTGTTCTAATAGTGAATGCAAGCATAGAGAATATAATATTAAAAGTGATGAGGATGACAGCAATAATGTGACAAAATAA
- the rpsB gene encoding 30S ribosomal protein S2, with protein MSIISMKQLLEAGVHFGHQTRRWNPKMAPYIFTERNGIYIIDLQKTVKKVEKAYEFVREVALSGKDVLFVGTKKQAQEAIEQEATRCDMFYVNNRWLGGMLTNFQTIKTRIQKLEGLQKMEEDGTFEVLPKKEVIKLKGEQQKLEKNLGGIKAMDANNIGAIFVVDPRKERNAISEAKILGIPVVAIVDTNCDPDEVDYVIPGNDDAIRAVKLITSKMADAVVEGRQGEQLAE; from the coding sequence ATGTCAATTATATCAATGAAACAGTTACTGGAAGCAGGTGTCCATTTTGGACATCAGACGAGAAGATGGAATCCTAAAATGGCTCCATATATATTTACAGAGAGAAATGGAATCTATATAATAGATTTACAGAAGACTGTGAAGAAAGTTGAAAAAGCATATGAATTTGTAAGGGAAGTTGCACTTAGTGGAAAGGATGTACTTTTTGTTGGGACTAAAAAGCAGGCACAGGAAGCAATTGAGCAGGAAGCAACAAGATGTGATATGTTCTATGTCAACAACAGATGGCTGGGTGGAATGCTTACAAATTTTCAAACTATAAAAACTAGAATTCAAAAATTAGAAGGTTTGCAGAAGATGGAGGAAGACGGAACCTTTGAAGTCCTTCCTAAAAAAGAGGTTATTAAGCTTAAGGGTGAACAGCAGAAACTCGAGAAGAACCTAGGCGGAATCAAAGCTATGGATGCCAATAATATAGGAGCAATATTTGTAGTAGATCCAAGAAAAGAGAGAAATGCCATATCAGAAGCTAAAATTCTCGGTATTCCAGTTGTAGCAATTGTAGATACTAATTGCGATCCTGATGAAGTGGATTATGTAATACCTGGAAATGATGATGCAATAAGGGCGGTAAAATTGATTACTTCAAAAATGGCTGATGCAGTAGTTGAAGGAAGACAGGGAGAGCAACTGGCTGAATAA
- the tsf gene encoding translation elongation factor Ts, which yields MITANMVKDLRERTGAGMMDCKKALSETNGDLDKAIEVLREKGLAAAAKKAGRIAAEGLVKTYISEDGKSASIVEINCETDFVAVNSEFVKFADTVAKQASYTSSDSVEKLVEEKYLLDETKTISQALTELISKLGENMTVRRFKRLSVENGVIASYIHGGGRIGVLVKVESDKQGEILKEVAKDVAMQVAAANPAFLDENSVDEDVLNKEKEIYRAQALNEGKPEKIIEKMIGGRIKKFYKENCLVDQVWIKDSDLTIAKYLQNKSKENGAPIKITAFERFEKGEGIEKKTEDFAEEVKKQMQGK from the coding sequence ATGATAACTGCAAATATGGTAAAAGATTTAAGAGAGAGAACTGGTGCAGGCATGATGGACTGCAAAAAAGCTTTGTCTGAGACAAATGGAGATTTGGATAAGGCTATTGAAGTATTACGTGAGAAGGGATTGGCTGCAGCAGCTAAGAAAGCAGGAAGAATAGCAGCAGAAGGTCTTGTTAAAACTTATATTTCTGAAGATGGAAAGAGTGCCTCAATAGTTGAGATAAATTGTGAAACAGACTTTGTTGCTGTCAATAGTGAGTTTGTAAAGTTTGCAGATACAGTTGCAAAACAGGCATCATACACAAGTTCAGATTCAGTGGAAAAACTTGTGGAGGAAAAATATTTATTGGATGAAACAAAGACTATATCCCAGGCCCTTACTGAACTTATTTCAAAACTCGGTGAAAATATGACAGTAAGAAGATTTAAAAGGTTATCCGTTGAAAATGGAGTAATTGCAAGTTATATACACGGTGGTGGAAGAATTGGAGTTTTGGTTAAGGTTGAAAGTGACAAACAGGGTGAAATCCTTAAAGAAGTTGCAAAGGATGTTGCCATGCAGGTTGCAGCAGCCAATCCAGCTTTTTTAGATGAAAATTCAGTAGATGAAGATGTATTGAACAAGGAAAAGGAAATATATAGAGCACAGGCATTGAATGAAGGTAAACCTGAAAAAATCATTGAGAAAATGATTGGGGGAAGAATAAAGAAATTCTATAAGGAAAATTGTCTGGTGGATCAAGTTTGGATAAAGGATTCGGATTTGACTATTGCCAAATATCTTCAAAACAAGTCCAAGGAAAATGGAGCGCCCATAAAAATTACTGCTTTTGAAAGATTTGAAAAAGGTGAAGGAATAGAGAAGAAGACTGAAGATTTTGCCGAAGAAGTAAAAAAGCAGATGCAGGGTAAATAG
- the frr gene encoding ribosome recycling factor, whose amino-acid sequence MIEDILKIADEKMKKTTETLKKELASMKAGRANTAMLDRIEAEYYGSNTPINQLGNISIPEPRVLAIQPWDKSSIKAIEKAILKSDLGINPSNDGEVIRLVVPELTEETRKEIVKNVKKAEENSKVAIRAIRRDCNDKLKSLKKNNDITEDQLKKSEEDIQKKTDSFIKDIENIVEAKEKEVMSI is encoded by the coding sequence ATGATTGAAGATATTTTGAAAATTGCAGATGAAAAAATGAAGAAAACTACCGAGACTTTGAAAAAAGAATTGGCATCCATGAAGGCAGGGAGAGCTAATACAGCAATGCTGGATAGAATAGAGGCCGAATATTATGGCAGCAATACACCTATAAACCAACTTGGAAATATATCCATACCGGAACCTAGAGTACTTGCCATTCAGCCCTGGGATAAAAGTTCCATCAAGGCTATAGAAAAAGCCATACTGAAATCTGATCTCGGTATCAATCCGTCAAATGATGGTGAAGTAATAAGACTGGTAGTACCTGAACTTACTGAAGAAACCAGAAAAGAAATAGTTAAAAATGTTAAAAAAGCTGAAGAAAATTCAAAAGTTGCAATAAGGGCCATTAGAAGAGATTGTAATGATAAACTGAAATCCCTTAAAAAAAATAATGACATAACCGAGGATCAACTGAAAAAGTCAGAAGAAGACATACAGAAAAAGACAGACAGTTTTATAAAGGATATAGAAAACATAGTTGAAGCTAAAGAGAAGGAAGTTATGTCAATATAG
- a CDS encoding 1-deoxy-D-xylulose-5-phosphate reductoisomerase produces MKKISILGATGSIGTQTLDVMRRDRENFKLVGISARKNVYKLMEIIDEFHPEYVVLNEKAAYDKIKEYCSNKSLNIEILFGVEGLNTIASLEEVDIVVTSVVGIAGLVPTLEAIKSGKVIALANKETLVAGGKIVIDEMKKHNASIVPVDSEHGAIFQCLRGNEGEAVSRILLTASGGPFRGKKKNDLEGVTVEEALNHPKWNMGKKLTVDSATFMNKGLEVIEAHWLFNVPYEKIQVVVHPESVVHSMVEYVDGSVIAQLGSTDMRLPIQYALNYPERKSAVVDRLDFYRLNELHFEKPDMDTFRPLRFAYEAGESGGTMPAILNCANEEAVSMFLEGRIKFLDIMDILEDCMNKFEKKDDYTLEDILELNVKIKEYMKLRYCK; encoded by the coding sequence ATGAAAAAAATTTCTATACTTGGAGCTACGGGTTCGATAGGTACACAGACATTGGATGTAATGAGAAGAGATAGAGAAAATTTTAAGCTAGTCGGAATTTCTGCCAGGAAAAATGTATACAAACTTATGGAAATAATAGATGAATTCCATCCGGAATATGTTGTTTTGAATGAAAAAGCGGCTTATGATAAAATTAAAGAATACTGCAGTAATAAAAGTTTGAATATAGAAATATTATTTGGAGTAGAGGGATTGAACACTATAGCCTCATTGGAAGAAGTGGATATAGTTGTTACATCCGTGGTTGGAATTGCAGGACTTGTACCAACTCTTGAGGCAATTAAGTCCGGGAAGGTTATAGCTCTTGCCAATAAGGAAACACTGGTTGCAGGAGGCAAGATAGTCATCGATGAAATGAAAAAACACAATGCAAGTATAGTTCCCGTGGATTCTGAACATGGAGCAATTTTTCAATGCCTCAGGGGAAATGAAGGTGAAGCTGTAAGCAGAATTCTGCTTACAGCTTCAGGAGGGCCCTTTAGAGGCAAAAAGAAGAATGATCTTGAAGGTGTAACTGTTGAAGAGGCTTTGAATCATCCAAAATGGAATATGGGTAAAAAACTTACAGTTGATTCAGCTACATTTATGAACAAAGGGCTTGAAGTCATAGAAGCACACTGGCTCTTTAATGTACCATATGAAAAGATACAGGTTGTAGTGCATCCTGAAAGTGTAGTTCATTCCATGGTGGAGTATGTAGACGGAAGTGTTATTGCACAGCTTGGAAGTACTGATATGAGACTGCCGATACAATATGCACTGAACTATCCTGAAAGAAAAAGCGCGGTAGTGGATAGGCTGGATTTTTACAGGCTGAATGAACTACATTTTGAAAAGCCGGATATGGATACTTTCAGGCCGCTTAGATTTGCATATGAGGCAGGAGAAAGTGGAGGAACCATGCCTGCAATATTAAATTGTGCCAACGAAGAAGCGGTTTCCATGTTTCTGGAAGGCAGAATCAAATTCCTGGATATAATGGATATACTGGAAGACTGCATGAACAAGTTTGAAAAGAAAGACGACTATACATTAGAGGATATATTGGAATTAAATGTTAAGATAAAAGAATATATGAAATTACGATATTGTAAATAG